A stretch of Selenomonadales bacterium DNA encodes these proteins:
- a CDS encoding DUF554 domain-containing protein, with translation MKGTIVNCLAIAAGSGLGLLLKSKMSPKYQDTVMQGLGLSVLLIGLTMAIKTQNVLVVTISMIIGAVIGEMLDIDGRLNRAGERLSARFQSSGGSIGKAFVTTSLVYCIGAMAIIGSLQDGLTGDASTLYAKAMLDGTGAVIFTATLGVGVILSIIPVFLYQGGITLLATWVAPYLTDAVICEVTAVGGLLILGIGLMLLNISKIKIANLLPAVLVAGILCSWGIL, from the coding sequence ATGAAAGGAACGATCGTCAACTGTCTGGCGATTGCCGCAGGAAGCGGTCTTGGACTGCTTTTAAAATCGAAAATGTCGCCCAAATATCAAGATACGGTCATGCAAGGCCTCGGCCTCAGCGTCCTCCTCATTGGTCTGACGATGGCCATCAAGACGCAGAATGTCCTCGTCGTCACCATCAGCATGATCATCGGTGCCGTCATCGGCGAGATGCTTGATATCGACGGCAGGCTCAATCGAGCGGGCGAGCGGCTCAGTGCACGGTTCCAATCGTCGGGCGGTTCCATCGGCAAGGCGTTCGTCACGACATCGCTCGTCTACTGCATCGGTGCGATGGCTATCATCGGCTCGCTGCAGGACGGTCTGACAGGTGATGCTTCGACACTCTATGCCAAAGCCATGCTCGACGGAACGGGTGCTGTCATCTTCACCGCCACGCTCGGCGTCGGCGTGATCTTGTCTATCATTCCTGTATTTCTTTATCAAGGCGGTATCACGCTTCTCGCCACATGGGTAGCACCGTATCTGACAGACGCTGTCATCTGCGAAGTGACGGCTGTCGGTGGACTTCTCATCCTTGGTATCGGCCTGATGCTTCTTAATATCAGCAAAATAAAGATCGCCAATCTCCTGCCTGCCGTACTCGTCGCAGGTATCTTATGCTCATGGGGGATATTATAA
- a CDS encoding peptidoglycan DD-metalloendopeptidase family protein, translating to MVNEKEQNRVTLMMISDGKTKEYSLSKRMMQGLVGIVGLIIVGMLAMLVQVGINGQLSSSDKAELEALRAKNIEQQEQINVLAQKANDLQADVNRIHALEAEMRQLTNTPTSDAVSRSGLRRPNVSFPSFLTGADVNSVGDSMSAIEYDLKSSETNLKEMHSVLEERYNMQVKRPKGVPARGQISSHYGSRWGRLHAGLDVANSVGTPIVATAAGVVTMSEWHGAYGYCVTVDHGNGIKTLYGHCQKLLVPKGAKVKKGQKIATMGNTGRSTGPHVHYEVIVNGRPVNPASYL from the coding sequence ATGGTAAATGAAAAAGAGCAGAATCGTGTTACACTTATGATGATCTCGGACGGCAAGACGAAAGAGTACAGTCTGTCGAAACGAATGATGCAAGGTCTTGTCGGTATCGTCGGACTCATCATAGTAGGTATGCTGGCCATGCTTGTGCAAGTGGGTATCAACGGACAGCTCAGCAGTTCGGACAAAGCCGAGCTCGAGGCGCTCCGTGCAAAGAATATAGAACAACAAGAGCAGATCAATGTGTTGGCTCAAAAGGCGAACGATCTGCAGGCTGATGTCAACAGAATACATGCGCTCGAAGCAGAGATGCGCCAATTGACGAACACACCGACGAGCGATGCTGTATCGCGTTCGGGTCTTCGTCGTCCGAATGTGTCGTTTCCATCGTTTTTGACGGGAGCCGATGTAAATAGTGTCGGTGACAGTATGAGTGCCATCGAGTACGACTTGAAGTCGAGCGAAACGAATCTCAAAGAGATGCATTCTGTCTTGGAAGAGCGATACAATATGCAGGTCAAGCGTCCGAAAGGGGTGCCTGCACGCGGTCAGATATCGTCGCATTACGGCTCACGTTGGGGCAGACTTCATGCAGGTCTTGACGTTGCCAACAGCGTTGGTACACCGATCGTTGCCACGGCAGCAGGTGTCGTTACGATGAGCGAGTGGCACGGTGCTTACGGCTACTGCGTCACCGTCGATCACGGCAATGGTATCAAAACACTCTACGGACATTGTCAGAAGCTCCTTGTTCCGAAGGGAGCAAAAGTAAAAAAAGGTCAGAAGATCGCGACGATGGGCAATACGGGCAGAAGTACAGGCCCGCATGTTCATTATGAAGTTATCGTCAACGGCAGACCGGTCAATCCGGCAAGCTATCTGTAA
- a CDS encoding ParB/RepB/Spo0J family partition protein produces the protein MRKTKGGLGRGILTGGKGIGAIISDEVPSGSLVMIPLDEIRANEFQPRKSFDDSALAELKASIEAYGVLQPIVVRKVAGGYELAAGERRLRAAKLAGIKEIPAVVKSYDNKEMSEIALIENLQREDLNVMEEATAYKNLITEFGLTQEELAQRMGRSRSYIANVMRLLALEPTVQELVSRGTLTMGQVRPLVIITDEELQIKLAYHIADNGLSARASEELVKRVLERKDEPEKVKPKKEIFLTEAEDRLKSALGTQVNIRPGKKKSKIEIEFYSEDELQRLLELLTAERKAKRTQREFHV, from the coding sequence GTCGGGCAGTCTGGTCATGATACCGCTTGATGAGATCCGTGCGAATGAGTTTCAGCCGCGTAAGAGCTTCGATGACAGCGCGCTTGCCGAACTCAAAGCGTCCATTGAAGCGTACGGTGTGCTTCAGCCGATCGTTGTGCGTAAAGTCGCAGGCGGATATGAGCTTGCGGCGGGCGAACGTCGTCTGCGCGCGGCGAAGCTGGCAGGCATCAAAGAGATCCCTGCTGTCGTGAAATCGTACGACAACAAAGAAATGTCGGAGATCGCGCTCATCGAGAACCTTCAGCGCGAAGACCTCAACGTGATGGAAGAAGCGACTGCCTACAAGAACCTGATAACAGAATTCGGTTTGACGCAGGAGGAGCTCGCACAGCGTATGGGGCGTTCTCGTTCGTATATCGCCAATGTGATGCGCCTTTTGGCACTTGAACCTACGGTACAGGAGCTTGTTTCACGTGGAACGCTCACGATGGGACAGGTACGTCCTCTCGTCATCATCACAGACGAGGAACTACAGATAAAACTGGCATATCATATCGCAGACAACGGTCTGTCGGCACGTGCGTCGGAAGAACTCGTCAAGCGTGTATTGGAGCGCAAAGATGAGCCTGAAAAGGTAAAGCCGAAAAAAGAGATCTTCCTCACAGAAGCGGAAGACCGTTTAAAATCGGCACTCGGTACGCAGGTCAACATCAGACCCGGCAAGAAAAAAAGCAAGATCGAGATCGAATTCTACTCGGAAGACGAACTGCAAAGGCTGCTTGAGCTTCTTACCGCAGAGCGTAAAGCCAAGAGAACACAAAGAGAATTTCATGTATAA